The bacterium genomic interval GTCGGGCGAGCCGGCGGAGGAGACCCGGTCAGCCTGGCTCGGGGAGCTCGCCGCGGCGGTGCATCGCTCCGCCCAGCGGAAGCCGGATCCGGCCGCAGAGGTCGCGACGCTCCTCGACCACATCGCGTCGAGCACGCCGTCCGTCGCCGTTGCCCTGCTCGAAGGGATCGTTGCAGCGCAGCGAGCGCCGGGCGCCGATCGCGTCGTGCTCGCCGAAGCGCATGCGATCTTCGCGGAAGACGCCGGCTTCGAAGGCGAGGTCGCGTCAGCCCTGGCGCGGGTGCGACCCCACCTGACCTGGGCGGGGGATCCGCGGCCCGGTGGCGCCCGGGCGCTCACTGCCGAAGAGAAGGCGCTCCGCGATCGGGGCGAGACCCTCTTCGCGAACTCCTGCGCGACGTGTCACGGGGGAGCCGGGGCGGGGCAGCGCGGGCTCGCGCCTCCGTTGGTCGGCTCGCCGTGGGTTCGCGACGCCGACGACTGGCTCGTGCGGATCATGCTCCACGGCGTGACGGGGCCGATCGTGGTCGACGGCGAGAGGTGGGAGAGCACGATGCCCGGTCATGCGATGGACCCGCGCTTCGACGACGAAGGCGTTGCCGCCGTGGCGTCGTTCCTGCGTCGAGCCTGGGGCCACGGGGACGAGCCGATCGCGCCGGCCCGGGTCGCGGCGATCCGCGCGGCGGAGGAGGGGCGCATCATGCCCTGGACGGTCGCGGAGCTCGAGGCCCTCGACGTCGACCACCGGCTCGACGACTACACGGGGCGCTACGACCTCCCGCTCCCCGGGGTCCACTTCGAAGTCGAGCGCCGGGGATCGGGTCTCGTGATCGGGCGGGGCGACGGTGCCGTCGCGCCCCTGCTGGAGCTCGGCCTCGACACGTTCACCGGCGAGGGGCTGATGCTCCTCTTCTTGCGGGAAGACGACGGCCAGGTCGAGAGCGCCCAGGCCTCGTTCCAGGGTACGTCCTTCACGCTCGGTCGGGCCGACTGAGCGGTTCGAATCGCGCGCGAGCTCCGGGCTCGCGCGCAGATTCGTGGACCGGTCGGCCTAGCGTCCCTTCCATTCCGGCTTGCGCTTCTGGGCGAAGGCGGTCGCACCTTCCTTCGCGTCCTCGCTGCCGAAGATCTTGCCCATGTATGCGTCCTGGGCCTTCCAGCTCTCGGCCTCGGGGCGGCCGATCGAGTCGTGGACGATCTCCTTGCTCGCGGCGACGGAGAGCGGTGCGTTCTCGGCGATCCGCTCGGCCAGCTCGAGGGCGACCTCGAGGGCCTTGCCCGGCTCGGCGAGGTGGTTGATCAGCCCGATCTCGTGGGCCTGCTCCGACTGGATCGGGTCGCCGGTCAGCGCGAGCTCCATGGCCGTGCCGTAGGGGACGCGTGAACTCAGGCGGAAGAGGCCGCCGCCCGCCGCGAAGAGGCCGCGCTTGACCTCCGGGATGCCGATCTTCACGCCCTTGGCCGCGACCAGGAGATCGCAGGTCAGCGCGATCTCGAGGCCACCCGCGAGCGCGAAGCCTTCGATCGCCGCGATCAGCGGCTTCTTCGCGCCGTTTCGCAGGAACGTGCCGAAGTTCGCCGGCGGGCCGCCCGAGGCGAAGGCCTTCAGGTCCATGCCCGAGCTGAAGCCGCCGTCCGCGCCGGTCAGCACGCCGATCGTGAGGTCGTCGTCCTCGTCGAGCTGCTGCGTCGCGGCGACCATCGCGTCCGCCAGCGGGGTGTTGACCGCGTTCTTCGCTTCCGGTCGATTGAGGGTCATGACGAGGATGCGTCCCCGCCGCTCGAGAAGAAGTTCGTCTGCCATCTGGACTCCTTGCTAGTGACCGTGCCGACCGACCGCCTGGCCGCGCGGATCGAAGATCCGCCGCGGGCGAAGTCGATCGGCCAGTCCATCCTGGTGCAGCGTGCGGCGCGAAGCGCCGCGCGCTGAACTGTTATGCGCGTTCGATGATGATGGCCGGGGCCATGCCGCCGCCGGTGCACATCGTGATGAGCGCGCGCTCCTTGTCCTGGCGCTCGAGTTCGTCGAGGGCCGTGCCGATCAGGATCGAGCCCGTCGCGCCGATCGGATGGCCGAGGGCCATCGCGCCGCCGTTCGGGTTCACGATCTCGGGGTCGAGCTCGAGGTCCCGGATGAACTTGAGCGCGACGACGGAGAACGCCTCGTTGACCTCGAAGAGGTCGATGTCCGAGAGCTCCATCTTCGCCTTCTTGAGGACCTCCCTGGCCGCCGGAACCGGCTCGTTCAGCATCAGCGTCGGCGATCCGCCGGCGGTGGCCGTCGCCACGACGCGCGCGCGGGGCTTCCAGCCCTGGCCCTTCGTGTAGTCCTCGTTGGCGAGGATCAGCGCGGCGGCGCCGTCGACGACCCCCGAACTGTTGCCCGCGTGATGCACGTGGTTGATCTCGAGGTCCGGGTAGGCGCGCTTCACGAGCTGGTCGAAGGTCTCGCCGGTGTTGTCGATCGGGACGCCCATGAACTGATCGAAGACCGTCGGCAGCTTCGCCAGGCTCTCCATCGTCGTGCCCGGCCGCGGGAACTCCTCGTGATCGAGGGCGATCGACCCGTCGTCGTTCTTGATCGGGATCAGCGCCTTGTCGAAGTGGCCGTTCTTGATCGCCTTGTCCGCGCGCGCCTGGCTCGTGACGGCCAGGGCGTCGACGTCTTCGCGGCCATAGCCCTCGAGGGTCGCGATCATGTCGGCGCAGATGCCCTGATGGGGCTGGGGATGCAGCCCACGCAGGTGGAGGTTCGCGCCGTCGACGGTCTTGTTCTTGTCCTCGCTGCGCGGCGCGGTCTGCGTGTAGGACATCATCTCGACGCCGCCGGCGACGACGAGGTCCTGCATCCCGCTCATGACGCCCATCGCGCCCAGGTTGACGCTCGTGATCCCCGAACCGCAGAAGCGATCCAGGGTCACCGCGGAGGCGTTCGTGTCCCAGCCCGCGTCGAGGGCGGCCATGCGGCCGATGCACGAGCCCTGGCGGCTGATCTGGGCGCTGCAAGCGACGACGCAGTCGTCGATGTCGGCGGTGTTCAAGCCGTTGCGGGCTTCGATGCCTTCGAAGACCTGCGCGAGCAGGCGCTGGGGGTGGATGTGGGAGAGCGCGCCCTTGCCGGGCTTGCCGGTGCCGCGGGGGCTGCGGCACGCGTCGATGATGTAGGCCTCGGGCATGAGGGACTCCTTCGGGTCGGGTGGGAAACGCGGGCTCCCGAGCGTAGGCGATCGCGATGGGGCGCCCATCCCCTGCGCGCCTCCGTCAGGGAACGCCGAGTCCGGCATCCGATCGGGCCGGCGACGACCCCCGGGCCTGGTCAGCGGCCCTTGAAGTCGGGCGTGCGCCGCTCCCCCATGGCCTTCACGCCTTCGCGCCAGTCCTCGGTCTTCTGCAGGCGATCCTGTTCCGCCTTCTCACGGTCGGTGGCCTCTCGGATCGCCGCGGGCAGCGCACCGCGAAGGGTCTGCCGGATCGAGTCGACCGCCAGCGGCGCCGAGATCGCGATCTCTCGCGCGAGCGCGGTCGCTTCCTCGCGAAGGGCGGCCCGCGGAACGAGTCGGTCGCAGATTCCCAACGCGAACGCCTCCTCGCCCTTCACGCGCCGACCGGTGTAGAGGAGCTCCGCCGCGGCCTGCGGCCCGACGAGACGGGGCAGGGTGACCGACAGACCGAAGCCGTGATGGAAGCCGAGACGCGCGAAGTTCGCGGAGAAGCGGGCCTCCGCGCAGGCGATCCGGAAGTCGGGCATGAGCGCGAGACCGAGTCCGCCGCCGATCGCGGCGCCCTGGATCGCGGCGACGACCGGCGTCCGCGTCGCGAAGAGCCGGACCGCCTCGTCGTAGAGATGGCGCCCTTCGGGTCCCTCGGTCGCGGGGGTCTTCGAAGAGAAGTTGGCGCCGGCACAGAAATGCCGACCCTCCGAAGCGAGCACGATCGCGCGGCAGGCATCGTCCGCGTCCGCTGCCTCGAAGGCATCGCAGAGACTCGCGATCAGTGCATGGTCGAAGAAGTTGTCCGGCGGGCGCCGGATCTCCGCGAGGGCGACGTAGTCGTCGTCGACCGTCAAGTGGACGTCGCCGAAGGTCCCGAAGTCTCGCTGGGTCATCGTTCCTCCTCTTCGTTCGGAGTGCCGGGGCGGGTAGAGCGCCGCAGCGGGTAGAGCGCCGCGCTGGGTGAAGCGCCGCGGCGACGGGCGGCGCGCTGCCTACCGCGGCAGCCCGACCAGGGTCCGCGCGATGATCATGCGCTGGACCTGGCCGGTGCCCTCGACGATGTCCATCGCTTTCACGTCACGGTAGAGCTTCTCGATCAGGTGGTCGCCGCGGGCGCCCACGAGGCCGACCAGCTCGAGGCCGAGGGTCGTCGCTTCCTGCGCCATCTGCGCGGCCAGGGCCTTCGACATCGAGGCCTCGATGATGTTCGGACGCTCTTCGTCGGCCAGCCAGCCGGCCTTCAGACAGACGAGCCGTGCTTTGCGGACCTTGCGCGAGATCGCCTCGATCCGGTCACGCACGCGATCGCGGCCGAGGAGGTCGTTCTCCCGGGCGAAGCGGATCGACTCGTCGAGGGCGGCCCGCGCCATGCCGACGGCGTTCGCGGCGATCTGGGGACGGCCCGCGTTGAAGGTCCGCATGGCGGTCTTGAAGCCCGCGCTGCTCTCGTAGCGCGCTTCGCCGCCCAGCAGGTTCTCCGCGGGCACGCGACAGTCGTCGAGGGTGAAGGAGGTCGACTCGTACGCCTTGAGCCCCATCTTCTTCTCGATCTTGAAGCCGCCGAGCCCGGGCGTCCCCGCCTCGACGAAGAAGGCGCGCTGGGCTCCTCTTCCTTTCGTCGGGTCGAGCGTCGCCTGCACGAGGATCCAGTCGGAGCGGCTGGCGCCGCCGATGAAGCACTTGGCCCCGTTCAGGATCCAGCCGTCGCCGTCCTTGCGCGCCGTCGTCCGGATCGCGGCGGCGTCGGAGCCGGCGCCGGGCTCGGTCATCCCGAAGCAGGCCCAGCGCGGCCGGTCGCGCGCGAGGAAGGGCCCGAGGAATCGTTCCTTTTGTTCGTCCGTGCCCATCGAGAGGACGTTGTTCTCGGGCAGGCCCGGTCCGGGCATCGCGATGATCACGCCGCGGTCCCAGTAGGCGAGCTCCTCCGAGAGCAGCAGGCGCTCGACGACGGAACGACGCGGCCCCGTCGCGCGCTTTCCATCCGGGCCCGCCCAGACCGTCCCGCCCTCGCCGCGGGCGAGGCAGCGTTCGAAGAAGGCATCGTCCGGCGGGATCGGCGCGCCGCGCCCGTCCGCTTCGAGGCCCGCCGGACGGAGCTCCTTGCGCCCGATCTCGGCGGCCTCCGCGAGTCGGGCCTGGGTTTCGGGAGAGACGCGGTAGTCGATCACAGCGCGCCTTCCTGGCCGAGCGCGAGCGGCGACGCCGTCGCGACCAGCGCGCGTCCGGCGTCCTCGATCGCGGCGTCGAAGCCGCCGTGGAGGAGCGAGAGCGCGCGCGCTTCGCGCATGTGCTTCTCGACGGGGTAGTCGGCCATGAAGCCGTGGCCGCCCAGGATCTGGACGCCGTTGGGGCCGAGGGTGCGGGCGATCTCGATGCACTCGGCCCAGGCGGAGGCGGCTTCGGTCTCGCACGGGAGGCCCTGGTCGACGCGCCAGGCGGCCTCGTGGACGACGAGGCGCGCGGCGTCGAGGGCGATCCGCATGTCGGTGATCAGGAAGGCGAGGGCCTGGTGGTGGGCGATCGGGCGTCCGAAGGCCTGGCGTTCCTGCGCGTAGTCTGCGGAGAAGGAGCAGGTGGCGGAGAGGATGCCGAGCAGGAGCGAGGCCGTATGGAGGCGGGCGCGTGCTCGCGCGCGGGCTGCGCCGTCGGGGTTCTCGAAGCGGTGGGCGATCGGAGCGCCTTCGAGTCGCAGCCGCGCGCCGCCCGCCGCGCGAAGTCCGGCGCCTCGAACCGGATCGAACGAGAGTCCTTCGGCCACGAGTCGGGCGCCGGCGTCGTCGACCAGCACGAGCGCCGCCGCGTCCTCGGCCGCGACCCACGCGACGTCGAGGGTCAGTCGGTTCCCGTCCTCGCGCACGACGGCGTCCCGCGCGTCGACGTAGAGCGCCCGGCGCGTCCCTCCGTCCGTCGCTTCGACGAGCGTCCGCGCCGCATCGGTCCCGCCCGTCTCGAGCAGGGCCACGAGGGCCGGTCCGTAGGGATCGAGGGCGATCGCCGCGCCGACGTCGCCCTCCGCGAGCGCCTCGTTCAGGTGGACGCGGGCCAGGCATCCCATCCCGGCGCCGTCCAGCTCGATCGGCACGTCGAGGGTGGAGAGCCCGACCTCGTCCCAGCTCGCCGAGAGCGCCTTCGAGATCGATCGCTCGGCTTCGTGGGTCCGCATGGGCGGGACGAGCTCATCGCGGGCGAGGCGCCGCGCGGTCTCCAGGACGAGCGCGAGCTCGTCGTCGGGTTCGAGATCGAACAAGGGCGCGTCCTCCGATTCGTCGACGGGCTCAGCTCGAGGCGGGAGAGAGGAAGATCGGCGAGGACCAGGCCCGCTGCTCGTCCGGCGCCGTGCAATCGTCGTCGTCCGCCCGCGCGAAGCAGGCGTCGATCTTCGTGCAGCCCTCGGGCCCCGCGTCCCGGCAACCGTAGGGGTCGGCCGAGATCGTCGGGGAGGGCGCTTCGACCGCCCGGACGTAGTAGCTCGTCTCGCGCGCGTCCTCGCCGAACTCCGGGTCGCTGAAGACGACCTCGCAGCCCTCCCGGTCGCCGTCGCAATCGAAGCGCTTCCAGGGGTCCTCGATCAGCGGGGCCATCGGCTCGTTCGCGCCGAGCTGGGTCCGGATCCGGACGACCTCGATCCGCGTG includes:
- a CDS encoding crotonase/enoyl-CoA hydratase family protein, with protein sequence MADELLLERRGRILVMTLNRPEAKNAVNTPLADAMVAATQQLDEDDDLTIGVLTGADGGFSSGMDLKAFASGGPPANFGTFLRNGAKKPLIAAIEGFALAGGLEIALTCDLLVAAKGVKIGIPEVKRGLFAAGGGLFRLSSRVPYGTAMELALTGDPIQSEQAHEIGLINHLAEPGKALEVALELAERIAENAPLSVAASKEIVHDSIGRPEAESWKAQDAYMGKIFGSEDAKEGATAFAQKRKPEWKGR
- a CDS encoding acetyl-CoA C-acetyltransferase; translated protein: MPEAYIIDACRSPRGTGKPGKGALSHIHPQRLLAQVFEGIEARNGLNTADIDDCVVACSAQISRQGSCIGRMAALDAGWDTNASAVTLDRFCGSGITSVNLGAMGVMSGMQDLVVAGGVEMMSYTQTAPRSEDKNKTVDGANLHLRGLHPQPHQGICADMIATLEGYGREDVDALAVTSQARADKAIKNGHFDKALIPIKNDDGSIALDHEEFPRPGTTMESLAKLPTVFDQFMGVPIDNTGETFDQLVKRAYPDLEINHVHHAGNSSGVVDGAAALILANEDYTKGQGWKPRARVVATATAGGSPTLMLNEPVPAAREVLKKAKMELSDIDLFEVNEAFSVVALKFIRDLELDPEIVNPNGGAMALGHPIGATGSILIGTALDELERQDKERALITMCTGGGMAPAIIIERA
- a CDS encoding enoyl-CoA hydratase/isomerase family protein; the protein is MTQRDFGTFGDVHLTVDDDYVALAEIRRPPDNFFDHALIASLCDAFEAADADDACRAIVLASEGRHFCAGANFSSKTPATEGPEGRHLYDEAVRLFATRTPVVAAIQGAAIGGGLGLALMPDFRIACAEARFSANFARLGFHHGFGLSVTLPRLVGPQAAAELLYTGRRVKGEEAFALGICDRLVPRAALREEATALAREIAISAPLAVDSIRQTLRGALPAAIREATDREKAEQDRLQKTEDWREGVKAMGERRTPDFKGR
- a CDS encoding acyl-CoA dehydrogenase family protein, encoding MIDYRVSPETQARLAEAAEIGRKELRPAGLEADGRGAPIPPDDAFFERCLARGEGGTVWAGPDGKRATGPRRSVVERLLLSEELAYWDRGVIIAMPGPGLPENNVLSMGTDEQKERFLGPFLARDRPRWACFGMTEPGAGSDAAAIRTTARKDGDGWILNGAKCFIGGASRSDWILVQATLDPTKGRGAQRAFFVEAGTPGLGGFKIEKKMGLKAYESTSFTLDDCRVPAENLLGGEARYESSAGFKTAMRTFNAGRPQIAANAVGMARAALDESIRFARENDLLGRDRVRDRIEAISRKVRKARLVCLKAGWLADEERPNIIEASMSKALAAQMAQEATTLGLELVGLVGARGDHLIEKLYRDVKAMDIVEGTGQVQRMIIARTLVGLPR
- a CDS encoding acyl-CoA dehydrogenase family protein; protein product: MFDLEPDDELALVLETARRLARDELVPPMRTHEAERSISKALSASWDEVGLSTLDVPIELDGAGMGCLARVHLNEALAEGDVGAAIALDPYGPALVALLETGGTDAARTLVEATDGGTRRALYVDARDAVVREDGNRLTLDVAWVAAEDAAALVLVDDAGARLVAEGLSFDPVRGAGLRAAGGARLRLEGAPIAHRFENPDGAARARARARLHTASLLLGILSATCSFSADYAQERQAFGRPIAHHQALAFLITDMRIALDAARLVVHEAAWRVDQGLPCETEAASAWAECIEIARTLGPNGVQILGGHGFMADYPVEKHMREARALSLLHGGFDAAIEDAGRALVATASPLALGQEGAL